One genomic window of Bacteroidota bacterium includes the following:
- the nuoE gene encoding NADH-quinone oxidoreductase subunit NuoE, producing MRIERIYHQKDKKVQDQVDLGMIDALISKYKGKKGNMIPLLQGVQETYGYIPEVAFYKLAEEAGLKLNDMYGVATFYAQFRLNPVGKHIIKVCHGTACHVQNANSITDALQESLGIKDGETTEDRIFTLESVACLGCCSLAPVMMLGDETYGKLTGSEAVSIVKNIKIRESN from the coding sequence ATGAGAATAGAAAGAATCTACCACCAAAAAGACAAGAAGGTTCAGGACCAGGTTGACCTTGGGATGATAGACGCGCTCATCAGTAAATACAAAGGAAAAAAGGGGAACATGATTCCTCTGTTGCAAGGTGTTCAGGAGACCTATGGTTATATTCCGGAAGTGGCATTTTATAAACTTGCCGAGGAAGCCGGTCTGAAGTTGAACGACATGTATGGTGTAGCCACCTTCTATGCACAGTTCAGGCTGAATCCTGTTGGCAAGCATATTATTAAAGTATGCCACGGAACTGCTTGTCACGTGCAGAATGCCAACTCAATTACCGATGCTTTGCAGGAATCTTTGGGTATTAAAGATGGCGAAACTACCGAAGACCGGATCTTTACACTTGAATCCGTTGCCTGTCTCGGATGCTGTTCACTGGCACCGGTTATGATGCTGGGAGATGAAACTTATGGTAAACTTACCGGCAGCGAAGCCGTTAGTATTGTAAAAAATATAAAAATCCGCGAAAGCAATTAA
- a CDS encoding NADH-quinone oxidoreductase subunit NuoF has protein sequence MANTKVIVGLGSCGIAAGANKTYLKIEALKHTDNLNFELKKTSCIGMCFREPLVEVIDDSGSYIYGNIDEDRAIEIIEKHIKNGEVVKEFVVKTDLFETADNHFFRDQVRIALRNCGMIDPEKIEEYESRDGYKSIARIASEKLERAAVIQTMIDSGLRGRGGGGFPTGMKWRFANNYKSPEKYVICNADEGDPGAFMDRSLLEGDPHSVIEGMIIAAYAIEATGGVIYCRAEYPLAIKRLNIALDQARAKGYLGKNIFGIADFNFDIYIKEGAGAFVCGEETALIASVEGKRGMPRKRPPFPAESGLWRKPTNINNVETLANVPYIILNGAGAFNKYGTEKSKGTKVFALAGKINHSGLVEVPMGVTIRDIIFKLGGGIPKNKKFKAVQLGGPSGGCIPEYLADTIVDYDSVTATGAIMGSGGMVVMDETTCMVDVARFFLNFTQEESCGKCTFCRIGTKRMLEILTRITEGKGQEEDLARLEELAYQIKDNSLCGLGQTAPNPVLTTMKYFRNEYEAHIRDKKCPAKVCKQLITYTVDADKCTGCTVCAKKCPVQAISGERKKVHLIDQVICIKCGDCFNRCKFDAIILS, from the coding sequence ATGGCAAACACAAAAGTTATTGTTGGGCTTGGAAGTTGCGGAATTGCCGCCGGTGCAAATAAAACATACCTCAAGATTGAAGCACTGAAGCACACCGACAATCTGAATTTTGAATTAAAGAAAACGAGCTGTATCGGTATGTGCTTTCGCGAACCTTTGGTGGAAGTTATTGACGACAGTGGTTCGTATATCTATGGGAATATTGACGAAGACCGAGCCATCGAAATCATTGAAAAGCATATAAAAAATGGTGAAGTTGTTAAAGAATTTGTTGTAAAGACTGATCTCTTCGAAACGGCAGACAATCATTTTTTTCGTGACCAGGTGCGTATCGCACTGCGTAATTGCGGCATGATAGACCCCGAGAAAATTGAAGAATATGAAAGCCGTGATGGTTATAAATCCATTGCGCGCATTGCTTCTGAGAAGCTTGAACGCGCTGCCGTGATACAAACAATGATAGACAGCGGGTTGCGAGGACGCGGCGGCGGCGGCTTTCCTACGGGCATGAAATGGCGGTTTGCCAACAATTACAAATCACCTGAGAAATATGTAATCTGTAATGCCGATGAGGGCGACCCCGGCGCCTTCATGGATCGTTCGCTGCTGGAAGGCGACCCACACTCGGTGATAGAAGGGATGATTATTGCAGCCTATGCCATTGAAGCAACCGGAGGCGTTATCTATTGCCGTGCCGAGTATCCGCTTGCCATTAAACGACTGAACATTGCCCTTGATCAGGCTCGTGCCAAGGGTTATCTTGGTAAAAACATTTTTGGAATAGCAGATTTTAATTTTGATATCTATATAAAGGAAGGTGCCGGTGCGTTTGTATGCGGTGAAGAAACAGCTCTTATTGCATCCGTCGAAGGGAAGCGCGGTATGCCCCGCAAGCGCCCGCCATTCCCGGCCGAATCGGGATTATGGAGAAAACCCACAAATATTAATAATGTAGAAACCCTTGCCAATGTTCCTTACATCATACTCAATGGTGCAGGAGCATTTAATAAATACGGAACAGAAAAAAGTAAAGGCACCAAAGTATTTGCCCTTGCCGGAAAAATCAACCATTCGGGTCTTGTTGAAGTACCAATGGGCGTTACCATACGCGATATTATTTTTAAACTGGGCGGTGGCATTCCTAAAAACAAAAAATTTAAAGCGGTGCAGCTTGGCGGCCCTTCAGGTGGCTGTATTCCCGAATACCTTGCCGATACCATAGTTGACTATGATTCGGTTACCGCTACCGGTGCTATTATGGGCTCGGGCGGTATGGTGGTCATGGACGAAACTACCTGTATGGTTGATGTGGCGCGCTTTTTCCTGAATTTTACTCAGGAAGAATCATGCGGAAAGTGTACTTTTTGCAGGATAGGCACAAAACGAATGCTCGAAATTCTTACGCGCATCACCGAGGGTAAAGGACAGGAAGAAGACCTTGCACGTCTCGAAGAACTAGCGTATCAGATTAAAGATAATTCATTGTGCGGTCTGGGGCAAACAGCACCCAACCCTGTTCTCACGACCATGAAATATTTCCGCAATGAATATGAAGCTCACATCCGCGATAAAAAATGTCCGGCTAAAGTTTGCAAGCAGCTAATCACTTATACCGTTGATGCCGATAAATGTACCGGCTGTACGGTATGTGCAAAAAAATGTCCGGTACAGGCCATCAGCGGCGAACGCAAAAAAGTTCATCTCATTGATCAGGTAATCTGCATCAAATGCGGCGACTGCTTCAACAGATGCAAGTTTGATGCAATCATACTTTCATAA
- a CDS encoding FAD-dependent oxidoreductase has translation MSNNLNIILNGKSVIGNKGETILELATRQGIEIPTLCHDARLEPYTSCYLCVVEVEGMRGLQPACSTKVNEGMKIDTHNTKIFKARKAALDLLLSNHYADCLGPCKQTCPAGVDVQGYISLIDKGMYSEAIALIKETNPLPAICGRVCVRPCEVACRRNLLDEGAAVGIDYLKRFAADYDLASEHKYIPEIKPATGKKVAIIGAGPGGLSAAFFLQKEGHQADIFEASPAAGGWLRYGIPEYRLPNNLLQQEVDNITEIGVNILYNQKLGENLSYKALKYKYDAIILAIGSQKGTSIGCDGDDAENVFSGIDFLKQMEISGKKYDFSGKTVGVIGGGNTAMDCCRSAMRCGAKKVFVVYRRTEKEMPANPIEIHESKLEGIDYHFLTAPVRVNKDDKGRIKSLTCIKMDLGEPDASGRRRPVPVAGSEFDLEMDYALAAIGQKTDINFLNDVNSNTETGELKINKWGDIDASASTLQTGVNRIFACGDGVTGPATLIQAVGQAKIAALSCHQFLMGMPLIPEKQGFISKRENFKPQVKEDYLGKYSTQERHEMPTLDPNSRKNFKEVELGYEGEKEARMEAQRCLECGCSEYYVCDLKRYATEYEADQKKFNGDFREYEVDFRHPYIEIDNNKCILCSRCIRICSEVVGANALGLVERGFKTFVAPSLGQSLTDTQCESCGMCVTTCPTGAITENVTFKPGPVTAETFDTICNYCSVGCEITVHHRKQRVIKVTGRKGRVNKDGNICRFPRFGYDYLNDNQRITRPMIKVNGKFEPAGFAEAYDAITKKIKSVKPDQNAFFAGARLTNEEMYLVQKLARFGAKTNNVGSFHYLGRGDEYLNSSRFNVPFDQLSGAGKIWLLGSEINTDNAVIGFMVNNLHNKQHVPLENITVRENSSVKHKVDKNTVIKDYYFFVKAVNHYLLSNGLENALFIKDNCSGFDTYKAALLAENFNELVEKGSCCEECVVDFATDFNKQMNAILIYSEKEVPSNAVAELRNLSLITGKLGKTSMGMLALKEKNNAQGLSDMGIHPQFGVGGVSVDDSTLLKKMKDIWGTSELPEKFVGVQTGLLEKGDVKNLLIFGEDPIGTAIDKDLVNNWFKKADFIVVQDCFMTETAAAADIILPASFPIETGGGFTNTQQYLQRFERAPKFDAVLERQSYEQLLDLLGKFGTHKISDTTDVMMEAIQLLPQPNGHTHAFVISAAGCGPRLFDSGADAITAKFEREFSERFA, from the coding sequence ATGAGCAACAATCTGAATATAATCCTGAACGGAAAAAGTGTTATTGGAAATAAAGGTGAAACCATTCTTGAACTTGCTACCCGGCAAGGTATTGAGATTCCGACACTGTGCCATGACGCCAGGCTTGAGCCTTATACGTCATGCTATCTCTGCGTTGTAGAAGTTGAAGGCATGCGCGGGCTCCAACCAGCCTGCTCTACAAAGGTGAACGAAGGGATGAAAATTGATACACACAACACTAAGATATTTAAAGCGCGCAAGGCGGCTTTGGACTTGCTGCTGAGCAATCACTATGCCGATTGTCTGGGTCCGTGTAAACAAACCTGCCCTGCCGGCGTTGATGTTCAGGGTTACATCAGCCTGATTGATAAAGGCATGTACAGCGAAGCCATTGCACTCATTAAAGAAACCAATCCGCTTCCCGCTATTTGCGGTCGTGTTTGTGTTCGTCCCTGTGAAGTTGCCTGCAGGCGCAACCTCCTTGACGAAGGTGCTGCTGTTGGTATTGATTATTTGAAACGCTTTGCGGCAGATTATGATCTGGCATCCGAGCATAAATATATACCGGAAATTAAACCGGCAACGGGTAAAAAAGTTGCGATTATTGGTGCGGGTCCCGGCGGACTTTCAGCTGCTTTTTTCCTGCAGAAAGAAGGCCATCAGGCTGATATTTTCGAAGCCAGTCCGGCGGCAGGAGGCTGGCTGCGATATGGAATTCCTGAATATCGTCTTCCCAATAATCTGCTTCAGCAGGAAGTTGACAATATCACTGAAATAGGTGTAAACATTCTTTATAACCAGAAGCTTGGCGAAAACCTTAGTTACAAAGCGCTGAAGTATAAATATGACGCCATTATTCTGGCAATAGGTTCACAAAAAGGAACATCCATTGGATGCGATGGCGACGATGCCGAGAACGTTTTTTCCGGTATTGATTTTCTGAAGCAAATGGAAATCAGCGGCAAGAAATACGACTTTTCGGGAAAAACCGTGGGTGTGATTGGTGGTGGCAATACTGCGATGGACTGCTGTCGCTCCGCCATGCGCTGTGGCGCGAAAAAAGTTTTTGTAGTGTATCGCCGTACCGAAAAAGAAATGCCGGCAAATCCCATTGAAATTCATGAATCGAAACTGGAGGGCATTGATTATCATTTTCTGACAGCACCCGTTCGTGTAAACAAAGATGATAAAGGCAGAATAAAATCGCTTACCTGCATTAAAATGGATCTTGGCGAACCCGATGCATCAGGTCGCAGAAGACCGGTACCTGTGGCCGGTTCGGAGTTTGACCTCGAAATGGATTACGCTCTTGCTGCCATCGGACAGAAAACAGACATCAACTTCCTGAACGATGTAAACAGTAATACTGAAACAGGCGAGCTGAAAATAAATAAGTGGGGCGATATTGATGCCAGCGCTTCAACACTTCAAACGGGCGTGAACAGAATTTTTGCCTGCGGTGATGGAGTTACAGGTCCTGCCACACTTATTCAGGCTGTCGGTCAGGCAAAAATTGCAGCACTCAGCTGTCATCAGTTTCTGATGGGTATGCCTTTGATTCCTGAAAAACAGGGTTTCATTTCAAAAAGGGAAAACTTTAAACCTCAGGTAAAAGAAGATTATCTCGGTAAATATTCGACTCAGGAACGACACGAAATGCCTACTCTTGACCCCAACAGCCGCAAGAATTTTAAAGAAGTTGAGTTGGGTTATGAAGGCGAGAAAGAAGCCCGGATGGAAGCCCAACGATGTCTTGAATGCGGCTGCTCAGAATATTATGTGTGCGATTTAAAACGCTATGCTACAGAATACGAAGCTGACCAGAAAAAATTCAACGGCGATTTCAGAGAATATGAAGTGGATTTCCGTCATCCGTATATAGAAATTGATAATAATAAATGTATACTGTGTTCGCGTTGTATCCGCATTTGCAGTGAAGTTGTGGGTGCCAATGCGCTGGGTCTGGTAGAGCGCGGTTTCAAAACATTTGTTGCTCCAAGTCTTGGGCAGTCGCTTACCGATACCCAATGCGAGTCGTGCGGTATGTGTGTTACAACCTGTCCGACCGGAGCCATCACTGAAAATGTGACGTTCAAACCGGGACCGGTTACAGCTGAAACATTTGATACTATTTGCAATTATTGCTCCGTTGGCTGCGAAATAACGGTTCACCACCGCAAGCAGCGTGTTATTAAAGTTACAGGTCGCAAGGGCAGAGTAAACAAAGACGGTAATATCTGCCGTTTCCCACGGTTTGGGTACGATTATCTGAATGATAACCAACGTATCACCCGTCCAATGATTAAGGTTAACGGCAAGTTTGAACCTGCAGGTTTTGCGGAAGCCTATGATGCCATTACCAAAAAAATCAAGAGTGTTAAGCCTGATCAGAATGCTTTTTTTGCCGGTGCGCGTCTCACAAACGAAGAAATGTATCTGGTGCAAAAGTTGGCCCGTTTTGGTGCGAAAACCAATAATGTAGGCAGTTTCCACTATCTGGGCAGGGGCGATGAATATTTGAACAGTTCCAGATTTAATGTTCCCTTTGATCAGCTGAGTGGTGCCGGAAAGATTTGGCTGTTAGGGTCGGAGATTAATACAGACAACGCCGTTATCGGTTTTATGGTAAATAATCTTCATAATAAACAACACGTTCCGCTTGAAAATATCACCGTAAGGGAAAACAGCAGCGTAAAGCATAAAGTGGATAAGAACACCGTAATTAAGGATTATTACTTCTTTGTGAAAGCCGTAAATCATTATCTGCTATCCAACGGACTAGAGAACGCATTGTTTATTAAGGATAACTGCAGCGGATTCGATACCTATAAAGCAGCCTTGCTGGCCGAGAATTTCAACGAGCTGGTGGAAAAAGGTTCCTGCTGTGAAGAATGTGTAGTGGATTTTGCCACAGATTTCAATAAGCAGATGAATGCAATCCTTATTTATTCCGAAAAGGAGGTGCCATCAAATGCAGTTGCAGAACTCAGAAACCTGTCACTCATTACCGGCAAGCTCGGTAAAACATCGATGGGTATGCTTGCACTGAAAGAGAAAAACAATGCACAGGGGCTTTCGGATATGGGTATTCATCCTCAATTTGGCGTTGGTGGCGTATCTGTTGACGATAGCACTCTGCTCAAGAAAATGAAGGACATATGGGGTACGTCGGAATTGCCGGAGAAATTTGTTGGCGTGCAAACCGGCTTGCTTGAAAAAGGTGACGTGAAAAACTTGCTTATTTTTGGTGAAGATCCTATAGGAACAGCCATAGATAAAGACTTGGTAAATAATTGGTTCAAAAAGGCGGATTTTATAGTGGTACAGGATTGTTTTATGACAGAGACAGCTGCTGCCGCCGATATTATTTTACCGGCCTCGTTCCCGATTGAAACGGGCGGAGGTTTT